A region of Desulfuromonas thiophila DNA encodes the following proteins:
- a CDS encoding corrinoid protein, whose translation MARSREEILQDLADGVLNMDEDLAISVAQEAIDSGLDAFDAITNGLVVGMNRAGELYDQEEYFVPELLICSDALYASLEILKPHIKKDNAQKKIGCVIGVVEGDTHDIGKNLVKIMLDVAGFEIYDLGRDVPLAEFVRKALEVNAGLICLSTLMTTTMDSMATIIRMLEQEGVRDRFKVLIGGGPISQGFADRIGADGYADNAAGAVRVATRLFAADKAA comes from the coding sequence ATGGCACGATCACGGGAAGAGATTCTCCAGGATTTGGCGGACGGAGTCCTCAATATGGATGAGGATCTGGCCATCAGCGTGGCACAGGAAGCAATCGACAGCGGACTGGATGCGTTTGATGCCATCACCAACGGCCTGGTCGTGGGCATGAACAGGGCTGGCGAACTTTACGATCAGGAAGAGTATTTCGTGCCCGAACTGCTGATCTGCTCGGATGCCCTGTATGCCAGTCTGGAGATACTCAAACCCCATATCAAAAAAGACAACGCTCAGAAAAAGATCGGTTGCGTCATCGGGGTTGTCGAGGGCGACACCCACGACATCGGTAAAAACCTGGTCAAAATCATGCTCGATGTCGCCGGTTTCGAAATCTACGATCTCGGTCGTGACGTACCCCTGGCGGAGTTCGTGCGCAAGGCGCTTGAGGTCAACGCCGGACTGATCTGCCTGTCAACCCTGATGACCACGACCATGGACAGCATGGCCACCATTATCCGGATGCTCGAACAGGAGGGCGTCCGTGACCGGTTCAAGGTGCTGATCGGCGGCGGGCCGATCTCGCAGGGCTTTGCCGACCGCATCGGCGCAGACGGCTATGCCGATAACGCCGCCGGGGCGGTGCGGGTCGCCACCCGGCTGTTTGCCGCAGACAAGGCGGCCTGA
- a CDS encoding double-cubane-cluster-containing anaerobic reductase: protein MIQAKTFAEIATLREKNTLALKEAKDKGLRVVGTYCIYSPAELVLAAGALPVSLCGTSQTPIPAAEKILPRSLCPLIKSSYGFAVSDTCPYFYFADLILAETTCDGKKKMYELLAELKPLHVMQLPQTQDETALKYWCEEMLRLKARLEEAFAVEISDEKLHDAIRLMNDERRSLRDLQDVCRHVPSPISGLDMLTVLHNRGFSCDKQAVIELVDRLTAELRTLAEQGLSPYSAATPRILLSGVPIGIGSDKVVQIIESCGANVVCFESCTAYKKVDPVSQGGDPIAALAERYLRVPCSCMTPNQGRLDLVEQLAQDFQVDGVIDLTWQSCHTYNIESINLKKHVRDSLKIPFLQIETDYSPSDTEQLKVRIEAFIEIIGRKKIAG, encoded by the coding sequence ATGATCCAAGCCAAAACCTTTGCTGAAATCGCCACCCTGCGGGAAAAAAATACCCTGGCTCTGAAGGAAGCCAAGGACAAGGGACTGCGTGTGGTCGGGACCTACTGCATCTATTCGCCGGCCGAACTGGTGCTGGCGGCCGGCGCCCTGCCGGTATCGCTGTGCGGCACGAGCCAGACCCCGATTCCGGCGGCGGAAAAAATTCTGCCCCGCAGCCTGTGTCCGCTCATCAAATCCAGCTACGGCTTTGCCGTTTCCGATACCTGCCCCTACTTCTATTTCGCCGACCTCATCCTGGCCGAAACGACCTGTGACGGCAAAAAAAAGATGTACGAACTACTCGCCGAGCTGAAGCCGCTGCATGTCATGCAGTTGCCGCAGACGCAGGACGAAACGGCGCTGAAATACTGGTGCGAAGAAATGCTGCGGCTGAAAGCGCGGCTAGAGGAAGCCTTCGCCGTCGAAATCAGCGATGAAAAACTGCATGACGCCATCCGGCTGATGAACGATGAACGGCGCTCCCTGCGCGATCTGCAGGATGTCTGCCGCCACGTGCCGTCACCCATCAGTGGTCTGGACATGCTCACGGTGTTGCATAATCGCGGGTTTTCCTGCGACAAACAGGCGGTTATCGAGCTGGTCGATCGTCTCACGGCCGAGCTGCGCACCCTGGCCGAGCAAGGCCTGTCTCCCTATTCGGCGGCAACACCGCGTATTCTCCTCAGCGGCGTCCCCATCGGCATCGGCTCGGACAAGGTGGTCCAGATCATCGAGTCCTGCGGAGCCAATGTCGTCTGCTTTGAAAGTTGCACCGCCTACAAGAAGGTGGATCCCGTGAGCCAGGGCGGTGATCCCATCGCCGCCCTGGCCGAGCGTTACCTGCGCGTGCCCTGCTCCTGTATGACACCCAACCAGGGCCGCCTGGATCTGGTCGAGCAGCTGGCGCAGGACTTCCAGGTGGATGGCGTGATCGATCTCACCTGGCAGTCCTGTCACACCTACAACATCGAATCCATCAATCTGAAAAAACATGTGCGGGACAGCCTGAAGATTCCGTTTCTGCAGATCGAAACCGACTACTCCCCGTCGGATACCGAGCAGCTGAAGGTGCGCATCGAAGCGTTCATCGAGATCATCGGCCGTAAAAAAATCGCAGGATAA